A region of Drosophila suzukii chromosome 2L, CBGP_Dsuzu_IsoJpt1.0, whole genome shotgun sequence DNA encodes the following proteins:
- the LOC108021571 gene encoding uncharacterized protein: MAEQKKAPLLKKEEDYVKALEGFINPETDQVVLLLDYDGTLAPLTEELSVMPKDTEINIKKLAANEKIFMCVFSGRELSEIKNHLKFPNVTYAGNHGLEVEYPSGKKFKIEMPEELLEKHNKLVAELKEKVVLSGAWVEDKKISVTYHYKGVTDKLKAKLIADAKALIQAHGFQLIETPYALEGKPRVNWDKGEGAKMILEKQFDADWAKNLKIVYVGDDTTDEDAIKVLHGIGKTFRVSELPTLKTYANYQIKTVEEVGYLLKAVQAYYEKKKKA, from the exons ATGGCTGAGCAAAAGAAGGCCCCTTTGCTTAAGAAGGAGGAGGACTACGTCAAGGCCCTCGAAGG CTTCATTAACCCAGAAACCGATCAGGTGGTCCTGCTGCTGGATTACGATGGCACTCTGGCCCCTCTCACCGAGGAGCTCTCCGTGATGCCCAAGGATACCGAGATCAACATCAAGAAACTGGCCGCCAACGAGAAAATCTTCATGTGCGTTTTCTCCGGTCGCGAACTGAGCGAGATCAAGAACCACCTCAAGTTCCCCAATGTGACCTATGCCGGCAACCACGGTCTGGAGGTCGAATATCCTTCCGGCAAGAAGTTCAAGATCGAAATGCCCGAGGAATTGCTCGAGAAGCACAACAAACTGGTCGCTGAGCTTAAGGAAAAG GTCGTGTTGTCTGGTGCCTGGGTGGAGGACAAGAAGATCTCCGTGACCTATCACTACAAGGGCGTCACCGACAAGCTGAAGGCCAAGCTGATCGCAGACGCCAAGGCCTTGATCCAGGCCCATGGATTCCAGCTTATCGAGACCCCCTACGCCTTGGAGGGCAAGCCCCGCGTGAACTGGGACAAAG GTGAGGGCGCCAAGATGATCCTGGAGAAGCAGTTCGACGCCGACTGGGCCAAGAACTTGAAGATCGTCTACGTGGGTGATGATACCACCGATGAGGATGCCATCAAGGTGCTGCACGGCATCGGCAAGACCTTCCGTGTCTCCGAGCTGCCCACGCTGAAGACCTATGCCAACTACCAGATCAAGACCGTCGAGGAAGTTGGATACCTCCTGAAAGCCGTGCAGGCCTACTAcgagaagaagaagaaggcCTAA
- the LOC108006522 gene encoding trehalose-phosphate phosphatase isoform X2, with amino-acid sequence MPEKQVAPVISNLEGFEQNLPGYLSSEVPVAVLLDYDGTLAPIADNPAKTKMPVELEAILHKIAKHPKVFLAVISGRGLKDVQKQVNIDGITYAGNHGLEIEYPDGSRHDYELPTEIQKNYTDMVRELKEKVEKNKAWVEDKKVSLTYHYRDTPVELKDQLKKLATEICQKYGFRANQAHEAIEAKPPVNWNKGEAALYILKQKFGDNWAQKVSVVFAGDDTTDEDAMRVLRGLGRSFRISPDAQIQTFADFRLPKQAVMTDLLKWIANVYVS; translated from the exons ATGCCGGAGAAACAAGTGGCCCCTGTAATTAGTAACCTAGAGGGTTTCGAGCAGAATTTACCAGG TTACCTAAGTTCCGAAGTTCCGGTTGCCGTACTTTTGGATTATGATGGCACTCTGGCTCCCATTGCTGATAATCCCGCCAAAACCAAAATGCCTGTGGAACTGGAAGCCATTCTCCACAAGATAGCTAAGCATCCCAAAGTTTTCTTGGCTGTTATCTCGGGTCGAGGTCTCAAAGATGTCCAGAAGCAGGTGAACATCGATGGCATTACTTATGCGGGAAATCATGGACTGGAAATTGAGTACCCAGATGGCTCTAGGCACGATTACGAATTGCCCACAGAGATCCAGAAAAACTACACAGACATGGTTAGGGAACTCAAGGAAAAGGTGGAAAAGAATAAAGCTTGGGTGGAGGATAAGAAGGTATCACTCACCTACCACTATAGGGATACTCCGGTTGAACTGAAAGATCAACtaaaaaagttggccacaGAGATCTGCCAAAAGTATGGCTTCAGAGCGAATCAGGCCCATGAAGCCATCGAAGCTAAGCCCCCAGTAAATTGGAACAAAGGAGAGGCTGCCTTGTATATCCTGAAACAGAAATTTGGTGATAATTGGGCTCAGAAGGTCAGTGTTGTTTTTGCTGGCGATGACACCACCGATGAAGATGCCATGAGG gtTCTCAGGGGCTTGGGTCGCTCCTTCAGAATTTCTCCAGATGCTCAGATCCAGACTTTTGCCGATTTCCGATTGCCCAAACAGGCTGTGATGACCGATCTTCTTAAATGGATAGCTAATGTTTATGTTTCCTAG
- the LOC108021572 gene encoding SOSS complex subunit B homolog has product MYNVDCIPIKDIKPGLKNINVIFIVLEVGVATVTKENREVRNFKVGDPTACINVSIWDEPGKLIAPGDIVRLTKGYASIWRHSLTLYSGKNGEVFKIGEYCMIFNETLNMSEPKRVEQQAVANPGGQLATVPPTGLPAGSGAAGLPAKGGSTGLPQPVVAAASGVPAAQGPATTAPAPAATSAPQTATKPGTRGGRGGGGRGGLKGDRR; this is encoded by the exons ATGTATAACGTAGACTGCATTCCCATCAAGGACATCAAGCCGGGCCTGAAGAACATCAATGTTATCTTTATCGTCCtggaagtgggcgtggccaccGTGACGAAGGAAAACCGCGAAGTGCGGAACTTTAAG GTGGGCGATCCCACGGCCTGCATAAATGTCTCGATTTGGGACGAGCCGGGCAAGCTGATAGCCCCCGGTGATATAGTGAGACTGACCAAGGGATACGCCTCCATCTGGAGGCACTCGTTGACCCTGTATTCCGGCAAGAACGGCGAGGTTTTCAAGATCGGTGAATACTGCATGATCTTCAACGAGACGCTCAACATGAGCGAGCCGAAGCGGGTGGAGCAGCAGGCGGTGGCCAATCCTGGTGGCCAATTGGCAACAGTTCCTCCGACGGGACTTCCGGCTGGAAGTGGTGCTGCAGGTCTTCCCGCAAAGGGCGGCTCTACTGGCCTTCCGCAGCCCGTGGTGGCCGCCGCCTCAGGTGTTCCCGCTGCCCAGGGCCCCGCGACCACAGCTCCTGCCCCGGCAGCCACCAGTGCTCCCCAAACGGCAACGAAACCGGGCACTCGAGGCGGCCGGGGAGGCGGAGGACGAGGTGGCCTTAAGGGAGACCGACGGTAA
- the LOC108009429 gene encoding accessory gland protein Acp29AB translates to MFRSTTIFLCAFFVLDLKGSLTGAQEGRRYVCLLSDPANQCSEYCVSALQPVIDHLKKEQQDWSTCKVRSNETLAKLDRVEYQVAETQLQIQSQLTSLQANLTKGISQDLEKRLDRIEGNQIAIQSQLKTEQKQTESQLTAIQKKLSEIERKLVLQRYQQIGSRYFYIEHNLIVNWRTAEQMCVEMGGHLAAFQNDLEYNAIAGQLKKENYWTGINDLAKQGEFISLASGKRAPFLRWRKNEPKYNNPTQHCAYIYGHENIMIVFSCTTDVMHFICQADNAV, encoded by the coding sequence ATGTTCAGATCCACGACAATATTTTTGTGTGCCTTTTTTGTACTGGATCTTAAAGGATCCTTGACAGGGGCCCAGGAGGGTAGGCGCTACGTATGTTTATTATCAGACCCGGCGAACCAGTGCAGTGAGTACTGCGTTTCCGCTCTGCAACCAGTGATCGATCATCTCAAAAAGGAGCAGCAGGATTGGAGTACCTGCAAAGTGAGGTCCAATGAGACTCTGGCGAAACTAGATCGTGTGGAATACCAGGTGGCTGAGACTCAACTGCAAATACAAAGCCAGCTCACATCCCTTCAGGCAAATTTGACGAAGGGAATTTCACAGGATCTCGAGAAAAGACTAGACAGGATTGAAGGCAATCAGATAGCCATACAAAGCCAACTGAAGACTGAGCAAAAGCAGACAGAAAGCCAACTGACAGCCATTCAGAAAAAACTGTCCGAAATCGAAAGGAAACTCGTACTGCAGAGGTATCAACAGATAGGATCGCGGTATTTCTACATTGAGCACAATCTTATTGTGAACTGGAGGACCGCCGAACAGATGTGTGTTGAGATGGGCGGCCATCTTGCTGCTTTCCAAAATGATCTGGAGTACAACGCTATAGCTGGGCAATTAAAGAAGGAAAATTACTGGACGGGCATCAACGATCTGGCCAAACAGGGTGAATTCATATCTTTGGCCTCCGGCAAGAGAGCTCCCTTTTTAAGGTGGCGTAAGAACGAACCCAAGTATAACAATCCCACCCAGCACTGCGCCTATATCTACGGGCATGAGAACATAATGATAGTCTTTTCTTGCACCACTGATGTTATGCACTTCATTTGCCAAGCAGACAATGCAGTTTAG
- the LOC108006522 gene encoding trehalose-phosphate phosphatase isoform X1 — protein sequence MKSIVFFFAFLLNATRSYQEIVKMPEKQVAPVISNLEGFEQNLPGYLSSEVPVAVLLDYDGTLAPIADNPAKTKMPVELEAILHKIAKHPKVFLAVISGRGLKDVQKQVNIDGITYAGNHGLEIEYPDGSRHDYELPTEIQKNYTDMVRELKEKVEKNKAWVEDKKVSLTYHYRDTPVELKDQLKKLATEICQKYGFRANQAHEAIEAKPPVNWNKGEAALYILKQKFGDNWAQKVSVVFAGDDTTDEDAMRVLRGLGRSFRISPDAQIQTFADFRLPKQAVMTDLLKWIANVYVS from the exons A TGAAATCCATCGTATTCTTTTTCGCTTTCCTTTTAAACGCGACAAGGAGTTATCAGGAAATTGTGAAAATGCCGGAGAAACAAGTGGCCCCTGTAATTAGTAACCTAGAGGGTTTCGAGCAGAATTTACCAGG TTACCTAAGTTCCGAAGTTCCGGTTGCCGTACTTTTGGATTATGATGGCACTCTGGCTCCCATTGCTGATAATCCCGCCAAAACCAAAATGCCTGTGGAACTGGAAGCCATTCTCCACAAGATAGCTAAGCATCCCAAAGTTTTCTTGGCTGTTATCTCGGGTCGAGGTCTCAAAGATGTCCAGAAGCAGGTGAACATCGATGGCATTACTTATGCGGGAAATCATGGACTGGAAATTGAGTACCCAGATGGCTCTAGGCACGATTACGAATTGCCCACAGAGATCCAGAAAAACTACACAGACATGGTTAGGGAACTCAAGGAAAAGGTGGAAAAGAATAAAGCTTGGGTGGAGGATAAGAAGGTATCACTCACCTACCACTATAGGGATACTCCGGTTGAACTGAAAGATCAACtaaaaaagttggccacaGAGATCTGCCAAAAGTATGGCTTCAGAGCGAATCAGGCCCATGAAGCCATCGAAGCTAAGCCCCCAGTAAATTGGAACAAAGGAGAGGCTGCCTTGTATATCCTGAAACAGAAATTTGGTGATAATTGGGCTCAGAAGGTCAGTGTTGTTTTTGCTGGCGATGACACCACCGATGAAGATGCCATGAGG gtTCTCAGGGGCTTGGGTCGCTCCTTCAGAATTTCTCCAGATGCTCAGATCCAGACTTTTGCCGATTTCCGATTGCCCAAACAGGCTGTGATGACCGATCTTCTTAAATGGATAGCTAATGTTTATGTTTCCTAG
- the chm gene encoding histone acetyltransferase KAT7: MALESGSSSSESGSSSTSGSSSGSETGSSSDTDSSSATPEEKPSTNSSAKSQTQTQQQTNSGNAPRRKPAPPAAEEKSKAPAPSSSKKVANPPKSRLSSDDDEEEDSAPPVKKNARSLGTSTVTAAAAASSAKRKPPASANKPSNAANKTSNAANKPGNPPQRSTNNNNNTNRNLENGEGKRPSLSSSSNSTDDSMKIVKNGRKVPLKMASTVRPKQVRGKLPPAKKNGGGPVISSDGSSGSESGSNSGDDSSSGSDSEGTDSSNSYSSQPVKGATKGKRSGATKIQNSDSEEERKDKANPMRKLTRSLSMRRTKQQPKQDTYSESDGDLEDDKMLISKSPAKKPAPSNLNATKSKVKRESIGISSGVLSSIKSRPVSPITQTEKKCPIEGCDSSGHLSGNLDKHFLSDACPIYHNMSASECKERANERKLRNEQRLKMPVNIVTAPGNQLTNLKTLSPEQREYLAKIRESRANFRPANSNFLDSKVKLEKDVQDEDREPNLSGLVPDYDLQLFREAQAQASERIEDELKDLPVGKGIKYISMGKYKMKVWYQSPYPDDAARLPKMYICEFCLRYQKSETGIKRHAEKCVWRHPPGDEIYRKGKLQVWQVDGKRYKQYCQHLCLLAKFFLDHKTLYYDVEPFLFYIMTLADVDGCHIVGYFSKHIPFLQEKNSFYNVSCILTLPPYQRKGYGRLLIDFSYLLTRVEGKIGSPEKPLSDLGLISYRSYWKDVLLDYLCNRSGNTIAIKDVSQETAIYSYDIVSTLQALGMMKYWKGKHIVLKKQDVLDEYEERVKRRGTFPKIDDSCLRWQPFINIQPSASP; the protein is encoded by the exons ATGGCCTTGGAGTccggcagcagcagctcggAGTCAGGCAGCTCCTCCACCAGTGGATCCTCCAGCGGTTCGGAGACGGGCAGCAGTTCGGACACGGATTCCAGCAGTGCGACGCCCGAGGAGAAGCCATCTACGAATTCATCCGCCAAATCTCAGACGCAAACGCAACAACAAACGAATTCCGGGAATGCACCGAGAAGAAAGCCAGCTCCTCCAGCGGCGGAAGAGAAATCCAAGGCACCTGCACCGTCCTCCAGCAAAAAGGTGGCCAATCCCCCAAAAAGCAGGCTTTCCAGCGACGACGACGAGGAGGAAGACTCTGCGCCACCAGTCAAGAAGAACGCCCGCTCCCTGGGCACTTCCACGGTTACAGCGGCAGCTGCAGCCTCGTCGGCCAAAAGGAAACCCCCTGCATCGGCCAACAAGCCTAGCAATGCGGCCAACAAAACCAGCAATGCAGCCAACAAACCCGGCAATCCTCCCCAGCGGTcgacaaacaacaacaataacaccAACAGAAACCTGGAGAATGGCGAGGGCAAGCGACCATCGCTCTCCTCCTCGTCGAACAGCACGGATGACTCCATGAAGATCGTCAAGAACGGTCGCAAGGTTCCCCTGAAAATGGCCAGCACGGTAAGGCCCAAACAAGTCAGGGGAAAACTGCCGCCGGCCAAGAAAAACGGCGGAGGACCGGTGATCAGCAGCGACGGGAGTTCGGGATCCGAGAGTGGGTCCAACTCGGGCGACGATTCAAGCTCAGGGAGCGACTCGGAGGGCACCGACTCCAGCAACTCCTACAGCTCACAACCCGTCAAGGGGGCAACCAAAG GCAAACGGAGCGGAGCAACAAAGATCCAAAACTCTGACAGCGAGGAGGAGCGCAAAGACAAGGCCAATCCCATGAGGAAGCTCACAAGGTCGCTCAGCATGCGAAGGACCAAACAGCAGCCCAAGCAGGATACGTATTCCGAATCCGATGGAGACCTAGAAGATGACAAAATGCTGATATCCAAAAGTCCCGCCAAAAAACCAGCTCCCTCGAATTTGAATGCCACCAAAAGCAAGGTGAAACGAGAATCCATTGGAATCAGCAGTGGAGTCCTGAGCTCCATTAAGTCCCGACCCGTGTCACCTATAACGCAAACGGAGAAGAAGTGTCCCATTGAAGGGTGCGATTCATCCGGACATCTGAGTGGCAACTTGGACAAGCACTTTCTGTCGGATGCCTGTCCCATTTACCACAACATGTCCGCCTCCGAGTGCAAAGAGCGGGCTAATGAGAGAAAACTGAGAAATGAGCAGCGGCTAAAGATGCCGGTCAACATTGTTACGGCCCCGGGTAATCAGCTCACCAATCTCAAGACCCTCTCGCCCGAGCAACGCGAATATCTGGCAAAAATACGCGAATCCAGAGCTAACTTTAGGCCGGCCAATAGTAATTTTCTGGACTCCAAG GTGAAGCTCGAAAAAGACGTCCAGGACGAGGACCGAGAACCAAATCTGTCTGGCCTGGTGCCCGACTACGATCTGCAATTGTTCCGCGAAGCGCAAGCTCAGGCCTCCGAAAGGATCGAAGACGAACTCAAGGACTTGCCTGTGGGAAAGGGCATAAA GTATATCAGCATGGGCAAATACAAGATGAAGGTATGGTACCAATCGCCGTATCCAGACGATGCCGCCCGCCTGCCCAAAATGTATATCTGCGAGTTCTGCCTGCGTTACCAAAAATCAGAGACTGGCATAAAGCGGCACGCCGAGAAATGCGTCTGGCGGCATCCGCCGGGCGATGAGATATACCGCAAGGGAAAACTGCAGGTGTGGCAAGTGGACGGGAAGCGTTACAAGCAATATTGCCAGCATCTGTGTTTGCTGGCAAAGTTCTTCCTGGATCACAAAACCCTTTACTACGATGTGGAGCCCTTCCTTTTCTACATTATGACGCTGGCCGATGTGGATGGATGCCATATAGTCGGTTATTTTAGCAAG CATATTCCTTTCCTGCAGGAGAAGAATTCGTTTTACAATGTTTCCTGTATTTTAACATTGCCGCCATATCAGAGGAAGGGTTATGGAAGACTACTTATCGACTTCA GCTATCTGCTGACCCGCGTGGAGGGGAAAATCGGATCGCCGGAGAAACCGTTATCCGATCTCGGCCTGATCTCGTACCGCTCGTACTGGAAGGATGTACTTTTGGACTACCTGTGCAATCGGTCGGGAAATACGATCGCCATCAAGGACGTTTCGCAG GAAACGGCAATCTACTCATATGACATTGTGAGCACCCTTCAGGCCTTGGGAATGATGAAGTATTGGAAGGGCAAGCACATAGTCCTCAAGAAGCAG GACGTTCTGGACGAATACGAGGAGAGGGTGAAGCGAAGAGGTACCTTCCCAAAGATCGATGACTCCTGCTTGAGATGGCAGCCTTTTATCAATATCCAGCCGAGTGCATCTCCTTAG